A genome region from Anastrepha ludens isolate Willacy chromosome 3, idAnaLude1.1, whole genome shotgun sequence includes the following:
- the LOC128857044 gene encoding serine/threonine-protein kinase tousled-like 1 isoform X5, whose product MSAGAQLQMAPQTTSSISHHHQTQQQHHFGTAHHNPQQQQQQQQQQQQILTQQQQITQTHQLQQLQQQHITHHTTQQQQQQQSQPQQQPQTLHTLANHHHHQQQQQQTQLPHPHSHTQQLSHQQQLLQQTNSGLAAPLQQQQQPAALQQHTHSGGHSSNPDSNMSTGSSHSEKDVADMLGAAGIPSQIGLLPNNGAPGAMMSSSGLGQDVGSMMGGGAGVSSTQQQQQVQHNNMVGRLEKPPRNTTERKRKRKIPHTEDSGGGGGGAGSGGNGGNNAGNATIVGTGKASKTSSLIGSAQTLNKANLSLNIGTPADRCNLPGGKNARLLQHSSMDNKKINEYFNKPLITSSGATNSPMRPHTGGSKSPSAAGGVQQQQTAQQQVQSAGGNAGGGGSTGAYAMYPPSPQQLNAGGVQTPTSQAPEFHHYSAVPVNNAAKQQRQPPPQTSNAMVPPQSSIVGVLAGNMGSLGGGVVGGPPPPPMGPTQQQHIPATSVATSAQQTLTSGVTSQQLAAVQLNSLQHGGMMPGALGGMQPPLPPVPASTIAKATQTDLSFQEIKERDTEIESSKSKLDEMTRLSDEQKCQIIAHQKLIDQHKSQIAKCIEVVKKLLKEKSSIEKKEARQKCMQNRLRLGQFVTQRVGATFQENWTDGYAFHELSRRQDEISAEREEIDRQKKQLMKKRPAESGRKRNTNSNNSQQQQNSNSNDSTNVAGCDRLTGGGDSGIGSTGGGGGGSGRGLSRSNSTQAGQTQLLHNGGGSGVGGSSGVGDRLSDRGGGGSSGTGRGDNSGGGDATFLKPDPVSGAYTAQEYYEYDEILKLRQNALKKEDADLSLEMEKLERERNLHIRELKRILNEDQSRFNNHPVLNNRYLLLMLLGKGGFSEVHKAFDLKEQRYVACKVHQLNKDWKEDKKANYIKHALREYNIHKALDHPRVVKLYDVFEIDANSFCTVLEYCDGHDLDFYLKQHKTIPEREARSIIMQVVSALKYLNEIKPPVIHYDLKPGNILLTEGNVCGEIKITDFGLSKVMDDENYNPDHGMDLTSQGAGTYWYLPPECFVVGKNPPKISSKVDVWSVGVIFYQCLYGKKPFGHNQSQATILEENTILKATEVQFPNKPTVSNEAKSFIRGCLAYRKEDRMDVFALARHEYIQPPIPKHGRGQSQLTQQQQQQQQQQQQQQQQQQQQSTTSQANSAGQTSFSAGMFGNLNQSSSS is encoded by the exons ATGTCAGCTGGCGCTCAATTGCAGATGGCACCGCAGACCACTTCGTCGATAAGCCATCATCATCAGACCCAGCAGCAGCATCATTTTGGCACAGCACATCATaatccacaacaacaacagcagcagcaacagcaacaacaacaaattttaacacaacagcaacaaataacGCAAACACATCAGTTACAACAGTTGCAACAACAGCACATTACGCATCATACgacgcagcagcagcaacagcagcagtcgCAGCCGCAACAGCAACCGCAAACACTACACACATTAgccaatcatcatcatcaccaacagcagcagcagcaaacacAGCTTCCGCATCCACATTCGCACACACAGCAGCTGTCCCATCAACAACAGTTGCTGCAACAGACGAATAGTGGGCTCGCAGCTCcgttgcagcagcagcagcaaccagCTGCCCTGCAGCAGCACACGCATAGTGGAGGCCATAGCAGTAATCCCGATTCGAATATGAGCACAGGATCATCCCATAGCGAAAAAGATGTTGCCGACATGTTAGGTGCAGCAGGCATTCCCAGTCAGATAGGTTTACTGCCTAATAACGGAGCCCCGGGGGCTATGATGAGCAGCAGCGGTTTGGGTCAGGACGTAGGAAGTATGATGGGCGGTGGCGCAGGTGTTAGTAgcacacaacaacagcaacaagtgCAGCATAATAATATGGTTGGACGACTTGAAAAGCCACCACGTAACACAACTGAACGCAAGCGTAAGCGGAAAATTCCACACACCGAAGATagtggtggtggcggtggtggcGCAGGAAGTGGCGGAAACGGAGGTAATAACGCTGGAAATGCGACTATTGTCGGCACCGGCAAGGCGTCCAAAACTTCTAGCTTGATCGGCAGTGCACAGAcactaaacaaagcaaatttaTCATTGAATATAGGTACACCAGCGGATCGGTGCAACTTGCCGGGCGGCAAGAATGCAAGGCTACTCCAACATAGTAGCATGGATAACAAAAAGATCAATGAGTACTTCAATAAGCCCCTTATAACAAGCAGCGGTGCTACAAATAGCCCTATGCGTCCGCACACTGGCGGCTCGAAGAGTCCATCGGCTGCCGGTGGcgtgcaacagcaacaaacgGCGCAGCAACAAGTGCAAAGTGCAGGCGGTAATGCTGGTGGTGGCGGTAGTACGGGCGCTTATGCCATGTATCCACCTAGTCCTCAACAGCTGAATGCAGGAGGCGTACAAACACCCACATCGCAAGCGCCTGAATTCCATCATTACAGCGCTGTGCCGGTAAACAATGCTGCCAAGCAGCAGCGTCAACCTCCACCACAAACTTCCAACGCAATGGTTCCTCCCCAGTCGTCCATAGTCGGCGTGTTGGCAGGCAACATGGGTAGCTTAGGTGGGGGTGTAGTTGGCGGACCACCCCCACCGCCAATGGGCCCCACACAACAGCAACATATTCCTGCAACATCGGTAGCCACTTCGGCGCAACAAACGCTAACCAGTGGCGTAACCTCGCAACAGCTGGCCGCAGTGCAGCTGAATTCATTGCAGCATGGCGGAATGATGCCAGGCGCATTGGGCGGTATGCAGCCGCCACTGCCACCGGTACCGGCTAGCACCATAGCGAAGGCAACCCAAACGGATCTCTCGTTCCAAGAAATCAAGGAACGCGACACGGAGATCGAATCGAGCAAGTCGAAGCTCGACGAGATGACAAGACTGTCCGATGAGCAGAAATGCCAGATAATCGCTCATCAGAAGCTGATCGACCAGCATAAGTCGCAGATCGCCAAGTGCATTGAAGTAGTGAAGAAACTGCTGAAAGAGAAGAGCAGCATCGAAAAGAAAGAAGCGCGGCAGAAGTGCATGCAAAATCGACTGCGTCTTGGGCAGTTTGTGACGCAGCGCGTAGGCGCCACATTCCAGGAAAATTGGACAGACGGCTATGCTTTCCACGAGCTTAGCCGGCGTCAAGATGAGATATCGGCCGAGCGTGAAGAGATCGATCGCCAGAAGAAGCAGCTGATGAAAAAGCGACCCGCGGAATCGGGACGCAAACgcaacaccaacagcaacaatagcCAACAGCAGCAAAACTCGAATTCAAATGATTCGACCAATGTGGCTGGTTGTGATCGGCTGACTGGCGGCGGCGACAGTGGCATCGGTTCGACTGGTGGCGGTGGCGGCGGTAGCGGCCGTGGTCTGTCACGATCCAATTCCACACAGGCCGGTCAAACGCAATTGTTGCACAATGGAGGTGGCAGCGGTGTTGGCGGTAGCAGTGGTGTTGGTGATCGCCTCTCCGATAGAGGCGGCGGCGGCAGCAGTGGCACAGGCCGCGGCGATAACAGCGGCGGCGGTGATGCAACGTTCCTTAAACCCGACCCCGTGTCGGGGGCATACACAGCGCAAGAGTACTACGAGTATGATGAGATATTAAAATTGCGGCAGAACGCACTCAAGAAAGAGGACGCCGATTTGTCACTAGAGATGGAGAAGTTGGAGCGTGAGCGCAATCTACACATACGCGAGTTGAAGCGGATATTAAATGAGGATCAG tcCCGCTTCAACAATCATCCAGTGCTAAATAATCGTTACTTGCTGCTCATGCTGCTGGGCAAAGGCGGCTTCTCCGAAGTGCACAAGGCATTTGATCTAAAAGAGCAACGATATGTAGCGTGTAAGGTGCACCAACTGAATAAGGATTGGAAGGAGGACAAAAAAGCCAACTATATCAA gcACGCTTTGCGAGAATATAACATACATAAGGCATTGGATCATCCACGTGTGGTCAAGCTTTACGATGTGTTCGAGATAGACGCCAATTCCTTTTGCACAGTGCTCGAATATTGTGATGGTCATGACTTAGATTTCTATCTAAAACAGCATAAAACAATACCAGAGCGTGAAGCACGCTCAATTATTATGCAG GTTGTTTCAGCattgaaatatttgaatgagATTAAACCACCAGTAATACACTATGACCTGAAACCAGGCAACATACTTTTGACTGAGGGCAATGTATGCGGTGAGATTAAAATCACCGATTTTGGTCTCTCAAAAGTGATGGATGATGAGAACTATAATCCAGATCATGGCATGGACTTAACATCACAAGGCGCGGGAACCTATTG GTATCTACCGCCCGaatgttttgttgttggaaAGAATCCGCCGAAAATTTCATCGAAAGTCGACGTTTGGAGTGTTGGTGTTATTTTCTACCAATGCCTCTATGGTAAGAAACCATTCGGCCACAACCAATCACAGGCCACCATCCTTGAAGAGAACACAATTCTCAAAGCCACAGAGGTACAATTCCCCAACAAACCAACTGTCTCCAATGAAGCAAAG AGTTTCATACGTGGTTGCTTGGCTTATCGCAAGGAGGATCGCATGGATGTGTTTGCTTTGGCGCGACATGAGTACATACAACCGCCTATACCTAAGCATGGGCGTGGTCAGTCGCAGCTgacgcaacagcagcagcagcagcaacaacagcagcagcaacaacaacagcaacagcaacaacagtcgACTACATCGCAGGCGAATTCCGCTGGTCAGACGTCCTTTTCGGCGGGTATGTTTGGTAATCTGAATCAATCGAGCTCGTCCTAG
- the LOC128857044 gene encoding serine/threonine-protein kinase tousled-like 1 isoform X1 → MTSNCAHMLPAASGFGSVGAGLVVGSGGGGGGGGGGGSSSSSGAGTFTLLTTTTTAAVQPMFTEMVVVAAATAAEQQLQRQRSNSNLITSIKSTTATPRGKRRCMSASTPTQQIIGQAATVAAAKRNRKLLTTAAGKITVERMSAGAQLQMAPQTTSSISHHHQTQQQHHFGTAHHNPQQQQQQQQQQQQILTQQQQITQTHQLQQLQQQHITHHTTQQQQQQQSQPQQQPQTLHTLANHHHHQQQQQQTQLPHPHSHTQQLSHQQQLLQQTNSGLAAPLQQQQQPAALQQHTHSGGHSSNPDSNMSTGSSHSEKDVADMLGAAGIPSQIGLLPNNGAPGAMMSSSGLGQDVGSMMGGGAGVSSTQQQQQVQHNNMVGRLEKPPRNTTERKRKRKIPHTEDSGGGGGGAGSGGNGGNNAGNATIVGTGKASKTSSLIGSAQTLNKANLSLNIGTPADRCNLPGGKNARLLQHSSMDNKKINEYFNKPLITSSGATNSPMRPHTGGSKSPSAAGGVQQQQTAQQQVQSAGGNAGGGGSTGAYAMYPPSPQQLNAGGVQTPTSQAPEFHHYSAVPVNNAAKQQRQPPPQTSNAMVPPQSSIVGVLAGNMGSLGGGVVGGPPPPPMGPTQQQHIPATSVATSAQQTLTSGVTSQQLAAVQLNSLQHGGMMPGALGGMQPPLPPVPASTIAKATQTDLSFQEIKERDTEIESSKSKLDEMTRLSDEQKCQIIAHQKLIDQHKSQIAKCIEVVKKLLKEKSSIEKKEARQKCMQNRLRLGQFVTQRVGATFQENWTDGYAFHELSRRQDEISAEREEIDRQKKQLMKKRPAESGRKRNTNSNNSQQQQNSNSNDSTNVAGCDRLTGGGDSGIGSTGGGGGGSGRGLSRSNSTQAGQTQLLHNGGGSGVGGSSGVGDRLSDRGGGGSSGTGRGDNSGGGDATFLKPDPVSGAYTAQEYYEYDEILKLRQNALKKEDADLSLEMEKLERERNLHIRELKRILNEDQSRFNNHPVLNNRYLLLMLLGKGGFSEVHKAFDLKEQRYVACKVHQLNKDWKEDKKANYIKHALREYNIHKALDHPRVVKLYDVFEIDANSFCTVLEYCDGHDLDFYLKQHKTIPEREARSIIMQVVSALKYLNEIKPPVIHYDLKPGNILLTEGNVCGEIKITDFGLSKVMDDENYNPDHGMDLTSQGAGTYWYLPPECFVVGKNPPKISSKVDVWSVGVIFYQCLYGKKPFGHNQSQATILEENTILKATEVQFPNKPTVSNEAKSFIRGCLAYRKEDRMDVFALARHEYIQPPIPKHGRGQSQLTQQQQQQQQQQQQQQQQQQQQSTTSQANSAGQTSFSAGMFGNLNQSSSS, encoded by the exons ATGACTTCTAATTGTGCGCATATGTTGCCCGCTGCTTCGGGCTTTGGCAGTGTCGGCGCTGGTCTTGTCGTCggtagtggtggtggtggtggcggcggcggcggcggtggcAGCAGTAGTAGCAGCGGTGCTGGTACATTTACATTattaacaactacaacaaccgCCGCAGTGCAGCCAATGTTTACCGAAATGGTTGTAGTTGCGGCAGCGACAGCAGCAGAGCAGCAGCTGCAGCGCCAGCGTTCCAACTCGAATTTGATAACGAGTATAAAGTCAACAACTGCGACGCCACGCGGAAAGCGACGCTGTATGAGCGCGAGTACGCCGACTCAACAAATAATTGGACAAGCAGCAACAGTAGCGGCAGCTAAACGGAATCGCAAACTGTTAACAACAGCGGCAGGAAAAATAACAGTAGAGAGA ATGTCAGCTGGCGCTCAATTGCAGATGGCACCGCAGACCACTTCGTCGATAAGCCATCATCATCAGACCCAGCAGCAGCATCATTTTGGCACAGCACATCATaatccacaacaacaacagcagcagcaacagcaacaacaacaaattttaacacaacagcaacaaataacGCAAACACATCAGTTACAACAGTTGCAACAACAGCACATTACGCATCATACgacgcagcagcagcaacagcagcagtcgCAGCCGCAACAGCAACCGCAAACACTACACACATTAgccaatcatcatcatcaccaacagcagcagcagcaaacacAGCTTCCGCATCCACATTCGCACACACAGCAGCTGTCCCATCAACAACAGTTGCTGCAACAGACGAATAGTGGGCTCGCAGCTCcgttgcagcagcagcagcaaccagCTGCCCTGCAGCAGCACACGCATAGTGGAGGCCATAGCAGTAATCCCGATTCGAATATGAGCACAGGATCATCCCATAGCGAAAAAGATGTTGCCGACATGTTAGGTGCAGCAGGCATTCCCAGTCAGATAGGTTTACTGCCTAATAACGGAGCCCCGGGGGCTATGATGAGCAGCAGCGGTTTGGGTCAGGACGTAGGAAGTATGATGGGCGGTGGCGCAGGTGTTAGTAgcacacaacaacagcaacaagtgCAGCATAATAATATGGTTGGACGACTTGAAAAGCCACCACGTAACACAACTGAACGCAAGCGTAAGCGGAAAATTCCACACACCGAAGATagtggtggtggcggtggtggcGCAGGAAGTGGCGGAAACGGAGGTAATAACGCTGGAAATGCGACTATTGTCGGCACCGGCAAGGCGTCCAAAACTTCTAGCTTGATCGGCAGTGCACAGAcactaaacaaagcaaatttaTCATTGAATATAGGTACACCAGCGGATCGGTGCAACTTGCCGGGCGGCAAGAATGCAAGGCTACTCCAACATAGTAGCATGGATAACAAAAAGATCAATGAGTACTTCAATAAGCCCCTTATAACAAGCAGCGGTGCTACAAATAGCCCTATGCGTCCGCACACTGGCGGCTCGAAGAGTCCATCGGCTGCCGGTGGcgtgcaacagcaacaaacgGCGCAGCAACAAGTGCAAAGTGCAGGCGGTAATGCTGGTGGTGGCGGTAGTACGGGCGCTTATGCCATGTATCCACCTAGTCCTCAACAGCTGAATGCAGGAGGCGTACAAACACCCACATCGCAAGCGCCTGAATTCCATCATTACAGCGCTGTGCCGGTAAACAATGCTGCCAAGCAGCAGCGTCAACCTCCACCACAAACTTCCAACGCAATGGTTCCTCCCCAGTCGTCCATAGTCGGCGTGTTGGCAGGCAACATGGGTAGCTTAGGTGGGGGTGTAGTTGGCGGACCACCCCCACCGCCAATGGGCCCCACACAACAGCAACATATTCCTGCAACATCGGTAGCCACTTCGGCGCAACAAACGCTAACCAGTGGCGTAACCTCGCAACAGCTGGCCGCAGTGCAGCTGAATTCATTGCAGCATGGCGGAATGATGCCAGGCGCATTGGGCGGTATGCAGCCGCCACTGCCACCGGTACCGGCTAGCACCATAGCGAAGGCAACCCAAACGGATCTCTCGTTCCAAGAAATCAAGGAACGCGACACGGAGATCGAATCGAGCAAGTCGAAGCTCGACGAGATGACAAGACTGTCCGATGAGCAGAAATGCCAGATAATCGCTCATCAGAAGCTGATCGACCAGCATAAGTCGCAGATCGCCAAGTGCATTGAAGTAGTGAAGAAACTGCTGAAAGAGAAGAGCAGCATCGAAAAGAAAGAAGCGCGGCAGAAGTGCATGCAAAATCGACTGCGTCTTGGGCAGTTTGTGACGCAGCGCGTAGGCGCCACATTCCAGGAAAATTGGACAGACGGCTATGCTTTCCACGAGCTTAGCCGGCGTCAAGATGAGATATCGGCCGAGCGTGAAGAGATCGATCGCCAGAAGAAGCAGCTGATGAAAAAGCGACCCGCGGAATCGGGACGCAAACgcaacaccaacagcaacaatagcCAACAGCAGCAAAACTCGAATTCAAATGATTCGACCAATGTGGCTGGTTGTGATCGGCTGACTGGCGGCGGCGACAGTGGCATCGGTTCGACTGGTGGCGGTGGCGGCGGTAGCGGCCGTGGTCTGTCACGATCCAATTCCACACAGGCCGGTCAAACGCAATTGTTGCACAATGGAGGTGGCAGCGGTGTTGGCGGTAGCAGTGGTGTTGGTGATCGCCTCTCCGATAGAGGCGGCGGCGGCAGCAGTGGCACAGGCCGCGGCGATAACAGCGGCGGCGGTGATGCAACGTTCCTTAAACCCGACCCCGTGTCGGGGGCATACACAGCGCAAGAGTACTACGAGTATGATGAGATATTAAAATTGCGGCAGAACGCACTCAAGAAAGAGGACGCCGATTTGTCACTAGAGATGGAGAAGTTGGAGCGTGAGCGCAATCTACACATACGCGAGTTGAAGCGGATATTAAATGAGGATCAG tcCCGCTTCAACAATCATCCAGTGCTAAATAATCGTTACTTGCTGCTCATGCTGCTGGGCAAAGGCGGCTTCTCCGAAGTGCACAAGGCATTTGATCTAAAAGAGCAACGATATGTAGCGTGTAAGGTGCACCAACTGAATAAGGATTGGAAGGAGGACAAAAAAGCCAACTATATCAA gcACGCTTTGCGAGAATATAACATACATAAGGCATTGGATCATCCACGTGTGGTCAAGCTTTACGATGTGTTCGAGATAGACGCCAATTCCTTTTGCACAGTGCTCGAATATTGTGATGGTCATGACTTAGATTTCTATCTAAAACAGCATAAAACAATACCAGAGCGTGAAGCACGCTCAATTATTATGCAG GTTGTTTCAGCattgaaatatttgaatgagATTAAACCACCAGTAATACACTATGACCTGAAACCAGGCAACATACTTTTGACTGAGGGCAATGTATGCGGTGAGATTAAAATCACCGATTTTGGTCTCTCAAAAGTGATGGATGATGAGAACTATAATCCAGATCATGGCATGGACTTAACATCACAAGGCGCGGGAACCTATTG GTATCTACCGCCCGaatgttttgttgttggaaAGAATCCGCCGAAAATTTCATCGAAAGTCGACGTTTGGAGTGTTGGTGTTATTTTCTACCAATGCCTCTATGGTAAGAAACCATTCGGCCACAACCAATCACAGGCCACCATCCTTGAAGAGAACACAATTCTCAAAGCCACAGAGGTACAATTCCCCAACAAACCAACTGTCTCCAATGAAGCAAAG AGTTTCATACGTGGTTGCTTGGCTTATCGCAAGGAGGATCGCATGGATGTGTTTGCTTTGGCGCGACATGAGTACATACAACCGCCTATACCTAAGCATGGGCGTGGTCAGTCGCAGCTgacgcaacagcagcagcagcagcaacaacagcagcagcaacaacaacagcaacagcaacaacagtcgACTACATCGCAGGCGAATTCCGCTGGTCAGACGTCCTTTTCGGCGGGTATGTTTGGTAATCTGAATCAATCGAGCTCGTCCTAG